CAACCCGAGCGACGCCGAGCTTGAAAAGGAAGAGGCCAATCTTCGCGCCGTGGTAAGCAAGGAAAGGCGGAAGCGAAAACGACCTTCCGCCAAAGGGGATTGACGCCCGGCCGAGAGGCGGGCTATCTTTCAAGCCGACACATGAAGAGTGCGTGAGGGAACTGGCCCGATGACCGCACGGCAACCTGCGAGATGCAAGGTGCCAAAGCCAGCCCGCAAGGGGCCATGCAATGCAGACTCAACCAATGGCCCTCCGCACGGAGGGCTTTTCATTTTCTGGCCGAGGTCCGCCCGCCGGGCTTCTCCGTTGCAAGAGTCCCCCCAAAAAACCGAAGCGGAGGCTTGGAATGTACGGAGCAATCATAGGCGACCTCGCGGGAAGCCAGTACGAACGGCACAACTACCTTTCAACAGACTTCCCGCTCCTGGACGAGCGGAGCTTCTTCACCGACGACACCGTACTCACCGTCGCCACGGCGGAGGCCATGCTCACCGACCGGGACTTCGCCGCCGCGTACCGGAAGTGGGCCGGGAAGTACCCCGGCCGGGGCTACGGGCCGATGTTCCGGCTGTGGGCGGGCAACCCCGACATGGGGCCCTACGGCAGCCCCGGGAACGGGGCCGCCATGCGCGTGTCGCCGATCCCGTTCCTCATGCGGGGCGGGGGCGTTTGGGATATGATCGTGAT
This sequence is a window from Desulfovibrio aminophilus DSM 12254. Protein-coding genes within it:
- a CDS encoding ADP-ribosylglycohydrolase family protein is translated as MYGAIIGDLAGSQYERHNYLSTDFPLLDERSFFTDDTVLTVATAEAMLTDRDFAAAYRKWAGKYPGRGYGPMFRLWAGNPDMGPYGSPGNGAAMRVSPIPFLMRGGGVWDMIVMAGSSAKVTHNSKEGEDCAAYLAMTIWFCLHGEDGLGLWRPLEPVSEL